One region of Culex pipiens pallens isolate TS chromosome 2, TS_CPP_V2, whole genome shotgun sequence genomic DNA includes:
- the LOC120414886 gene encoding melanization protease 1-like — protein sequence MANLLLKLPILCVLLGLNTISSQETSPCLTAGAKPGRCVDIDLCPFLRDLAQAAVLSKQEQLLLKKRICGERKVCCEEPSSVTSEPPIAPASMTRKPIVTSPPTRTPTPTPGRKMALPGTSICGLDTVGEKIFAGERTELDQFPWAVALEYRTEDPPAVKCGGSLINTRYVITAAHCVKHVQKEDIIARLGEWNLEANPDCDDYNNCNPEVIYAEIAAIKVHPQYRQRQNDIALLKLKKALNKDYYVHIRPICLPESADLMQNLFIHQNVSVVGWGGTEIEPRSQFKMYTSLVTISVNECQAELQQTLTKPKLYANHICAKSATGFARDACGGDSGGPMMASVQGSWYLIGVVGFGPPCGKTLLPGVYARVTSYMDWIEDNLVD from the exons ATGGCAAATCTGCTGCTGAAGCTGCCGATTCTTTGTGTGCTACTTGGCTTAAATACGATTTCGTCTCAAGAAACGA gtCCATGTTTGACGGCTGGTGCCAAACCCGGAAGATGCGTCGATATCGATCTTTGTCCATTTTTACGAGATTTGGCCCAAGCTGCAGTGCTCTCGAAACAGGAACAGCTGTTACTGAAGAAAAGAATTTGTGGAGAACGAAAG GTTTGCTGTGAGGAACCTTCCAGCGTAACTTCCGAACCACCAATAGCTCCTGCCAGTATGACTAGAAAGCCAATCGTTACAAGTCCTCCAACTAGGACTCCCACTCCTACTCCTGGCAGGAAAATGGCCCTCCCCGGAACGAGCATTTGTGGACTTGATACCGTGGGTGAGAAAATTTTCGCTGGTGAAAGAACCGAACTGGATCAGTTCCCATGGGCAGTTGCCCTTGAGTACCGAACTGAGGATCCACCTGCTGTAAAATGTGGAGGTTCCCTGATCAACACGCGTTACGTCATTACCGCTGCTCACTGCGTGAAACATGTTCAAAAAGAAGA CATAATCGCTCGCCTTGGTGAATGGAACTTGGAAGCTAACCCGGATTGTGACGATTACAATAATTGTAATCCGGAAGTTATTTACGCAGAGATTGCAGCAATCAAAGTACACCCACAATACCGGCAAAGGCAGAACGATATTGCattgttgaaattgaaaaaagctctcaacaagGATTACTATGTCCACATCCGACCTATCTGTCTTCCCGAATCGGCAGATCTCATGCAGAATTTGTTCATCCATCAAAATGTGTCCGTTGTTGGGTGGGGCGGCACAGAAATAG AGCCCCGCAGCCAGTTCAAGATGTACACCAGTCTGGTGACGATCAGCGTGAACGAATGCCAGGCCGAGCTGCAGCAAACTTTGACCAAGCCAAAGCTGTACGCAAATCACATCTGTGCCAAATCGGCGACCGGATTTGCACGGGACGCTTGCGGAGGAGATTCCGGAGGACCCATGATGGCTTCGGTGCAAGGATCCTGGTACCTGATTGGGGTCGTTGGCTTTGGACCTCCGTGCGGGAAAACGCTGCTGCCGGGTGTGTACGCCAGGGTGACCAGCTATATGGATTGGATCGAGGATAATCTAGTGGATTGA
- the LOC120414882 gene encoding melanization protease 1-like has product MANLLKKLVITCVLLGHQIISSQESVPCLTDEAKPGSCVDIDHCPFLRELAQATILSTQERALLNRRVCGPRKVCCEEPSGVTLNLPTSSTPASEIRVPIVAARTAISKKMTLPDTTVCGPDNLGDRIFGGNKTEIDQFPWTVALEYRNKNPPSVDCGGSLINTRYVITAAHCVQHVRKEDLIARLGEYDLESDLDCDGPDNCNLEVIYAKIAEIKIHFKFRYKQNDIALLKLQNALPEDYYDYFLPICLPQSAELEENLFIDRNVTVVGWGSTGNETRSRFKMQTDLVTTSVEECQNDFQLALVAQKVHPNHICAKSATELKQGTCGGDSGGPLMTSVNGNWYLIGVVSLGPPCGKSTLPGVYTRVTSHMSWIKENLVN; this is encoded by the exons ATGGCAAATCTACTGAAGAAACTAGTGATTACTTGTGTATTACTTGGCCATCAAATAATTTCATCGCAAGAATCCG TGCCATGTTTGACGGATGAAGCTAAACCCGGAAGTTGCGTTGATATCGATCATTGTCCATTTTTACGAGAGTTGGCTCAAGCTACAATACTGTCCACCCAAGAACGGGCGTTATTGAATAGACGAGTGTGTGGCCCGCGAAAG GTTTGCTGTGAAGAACCCTCCGGCGTTACTTTAAATCTACCAACTTCGAGTACTCCAGCCAGTGAGATAAGAGTACCGATCGTCGCAGCTAGGACTGCTATTAGCAAGAAAATGACTCTACCTGATACGACTGTCTGTGGACCTGATAATCTAGGCGACAGGATCTTCGGTGGCAATAAAACCGAAATAGATCAGTTCCCATGGACAGTTGCTCTCGAGTACAGAAATAAGAATCCTCCGAGCGTTGATTGTGGAGGTTCGCTAATCAACACACGTTATGTCATTACCGCTGCTCATTGCGTGCAACATGTTCGAAAAGAAGA TTTAATTGCACGACTTGGTGAATATGATCTAGAATCTGACCTGGATTGCGACGGGCCAGATAACTGTAATCTGGAAGTAATTTACGCAAAGATTGcagaaattaaaattcatttcaaattccGATACAAGCAGAACGATATTGCtttgttaaaattacaaaatgctcTTCCTGAAGATTATTACGATTATTTCCTACCTATTTGTCTTCCGCAATCTGCTGAACTCGAGGAAAATTTGTTCATTGATCGAAATGTAACTGTGGTAGGATGGGGTAGTACCGGAAATG AAACCCGAAGTCGCTTCAAAATGCAAACCGATCTGGTAACGACCAGTGTGGAGGAGTGCCAAAACGATTTCCAACTAGCATTAGTCGCCCAAAAAGTGCACCCAAATCATATCTGCGCTAAGTCGGCCACCGAATTGAAACAGGGCACGTGCGGAGGAGATTCCGGAGGACCTTTGATGACTTCGGTGAACGGCAATTGGTACTTGATTGGGGTTGTAAGCTTGGGACCACCGTGCGGAAAATCAACTCTGCCGGGTGTTTACACCAGGGTGACCAGTCACATGAGCTGGATCAAAGAAAATTTGGTAAATTGA
- the LOC120414884 gene encoding venom protease-like, whose translation MANLQKTLAILCLLFDLKTVSSQQSDACLTEELTPARCVGIEFCPLLLPLAQASVLSHREKALLTKRVCGKQMVCCEKPSGMTDKQPTTRAPALIRTKTPTSGKKMTLPGTKMCGLDNLGDRIYEGSKPEINQYPWAVALEYRNQEPPVVQCGGSLINTRYVVTAAHCVNRNILKEDLIARLGEYDLEKDPDCERDDRHGKHCNPNVIFAAIAEIKIHPLFRRQRNDIALLKMQNALPENYYDHVQPICLPRSAKLQQNLFDHHNVTVVGWGTTETGSLSRYKMCANLVTISVQKCKTELRRTRSKVNENHICAKSFDSSKQDACRGDSGGPMMVSLDGNWYLIGVVDFGYVCGRTTLPGVYARVTSYMDWIEDNLEE comes from the exons atggcaaatttgcaaaaaacgcTAGCGATTCTCTGTTTATTATTTGACCTGAAAACAGTTTCTTCGCAACAGTCtg ACGCATGTTTGACGGAGGAACTTACGCCTGCGAGATGCGTTGGCATCGAGTTCTGTCCCCTGTTATTGCCTTTGGCCCAGGCATCGGTACTTTCGCATCGAGAAAAAGCGTTACTGACTAAACGCGTGTGTGGAAAGCAGATG GTTTGCTGTGAGAAACCTTCCGGAATGACTGATAAACAACCAACAACAAGGGCCCCTGCACTAATCAGGACCAAAACTCCGACTTCCGGGAAGAAAATGACCTTGCCTGGAACAAAAATGTGTGGACTTGACAACCTAGGGGATAGAATCTATGAAGGCTCAAAACCCGAAATAAATCAGTACCCGTGGGCAGTTGCCTTGGAGTATCGGAATCAGGAACCTCCGGTTGTACAGTGCGGAGGGTCCCTGATCAACACACGTTACGTCGTAACGGCTGCTCATTGCGTAAATCGAAATATTCTAAAAGAAGA CCTAATTGCCCGACTTGGCGAATATGATCTGGAAAAGGACCCGGATTGTGAACGTGACGATCGCCATGGCAAACATTGTAATCCAAACGTGATTTTTGCCGCAATCGCCGAAATTAAAATACATCCCCTGTTTAGACGACAACGGAACGACATTGCTctcttaaaaatgcaaaatgctctTCCTGAGAATTATTATGATCATGTACAACCTATTTGTCTTCCTAGATCGGCAAAGCTTCAGCAGAACTTGTTCGACCACCATAATGTGACTGTTGTCGGGTGGGGTACAACAGAAACAG GATCGCTTAGTCGTTACAAAATGTGCGCTAATCTGGTGACAATCAGCGTGCAAAAGTGCAAAACCGAGCTGCGACGTACAAGGTCTAAGGTGAACGAAAATCACATTTGTGCCAAATCGTTCGACTCATCGAAACAAGACGCATGCAGAGGCGATTCCGGAGGTCCCATGATGGTTTCGTTAGACGGAAACTGGTACTTGATAGGGGTTGTTGACTTTGGATATGTGTGTGGAAGAACAACGCTGCCCGGTGTGTACGCCAGGGTGACCAGCTACATGGATTGGATCGAGGATAACCTCGAAGAATGA